From the genome of Haloterrigena sp. KLK7, one region includes:
- a CDS encoding FRG domain-containing protein, whose product MTADSSPSTVRAESWAELQELVTAEMWMPDISRHRSPFVFRGVPSRDHTLETSIKRFVGDSGEWKLESLLLRNFHQYAVSEIEEPESVWHLLSIAEHYGLPTRLLDWSFSPLVATYFAVRDGDTAHDGAVWAVDFRQLHDSLPDHYQRVLERTETDMLDVHLLSNATLEADAAAADARDEATTRNINDVSRLDDLWRERWGVDADDEADDQYVVFFRPPAIDDRIANQSAVFSFQSDPRLTLDRWLEDRPDCYRKIVIPGERKLEFRDKLDQMNVNHRTLFPDLEGLTTWLKQYYQPQE is encoded by the coding sequence ATGACTGCCGATAGCTCGCCGTCGACCGTCCGGGCCGAATCGTGGGCGGAACTACAGGAACTGGTCACCGCGGAGATGTGGATGCCCGACATCTCGCGGCATCGCTCCCCCTTCGTGTTCCGAGGCGTCCCCTCACGGGACCACACCCTCGAGACCTCGATCAAGCGGTTCGTCGGGGACTCGGGGGAGTGGAAACTCGAGTCGCTGCTGTTGCGGAACTTCCACCAGTACGCCGTGAGCGAGATCGAGGAGCCCGAGTCGGTCTGGCACCTGCTCTCGATCGCCGAGCACTACGGCCTGCCGACCCGATTGCTGGACTGGTCGTTCTCGCCGCTGGTCGCGACCTACTTCGCGGTCCGGGACGGCGACACCGCCCACGACGGGGCCGTCTGGGCGGTCGACTTCCGGCAACTCCACGATTCCCTGCCCGACCACTACCAGCGCGTCCTCGAGCGGACGGAGACGGACATGCTCGACGTGCATCTGCTCTCGAACGCGACGCTCGAGGCCGATGCGGCCGCGGCCGACGCGAGAGACGAGGCGACGACGCGAAACATAAACGACGTCTCTCGACTGGACGATCTCTGGCGCGAGCGGTGGGGCGTCGACGCCGACGACGAGGCCGACGACCAGTACGTCGTCTTCTTCCGGCCGCCGGCGATCGACGACCGCATCGCCAATCAGTCGGCCGTCTTCTCGTTCCAGTCGGATCCCCGGCTCACCCTCGACCGCTGGCTCGAGGATCGCCCGGACTGTTACCGGAAGATCGTGATTCCGGGCGAGCGCAAACTCGAGTTCCGCGACAAGTTAGACCAGATGAACGTCAACCACCGGACGCTGTTTCCCGACCTCGAGGGGCTGACGACCTGGCTCAAGCAGTACTATCAGCCACAGGAGTGA
- a CDS encoding ArsR family transcriptional regulator, whose product MSSKASIGGDSDRGPLTDVPEECYDVLRHPRRLRILATLGARRTRLSLMELTTAIVENEDLDVPTGKARHDVRISLVHNHLPRLAEYGLVEFDAETGAELVDEPPVHPADLVSLLDLCEDPEGQRVLEAIVHPVRMRVLAMLSGAERTVSVDRLASELAASDVGADDPERAKISLYHAQLPMLADVGALEFDADAGLVTRREQTASILR is encoded by the coding sequence ATGAGTTCGAAAGCGTCCATCGGCGGTGACAGCGACCGGGGCCCATTGACAGACGTCCCTGAGGAGTGTTACGACGTCCTCCGACACCCGCGCCGGCTTCGCATCCTCGCGACGCTCGGCGCCCGTCGCACGCGACTGTCGCTGATGGAACTGACGACGGCGATCGTCGAGAACGAAGACCTGGACGTCCCGACCGGTAAGGCCCGCCACGACGTCCGCATCAGTCTCGTCCACAACCACCTCCCCCGACTGGCCGAGTACGGCCTCGTCGAGTTCGACGCCGAGACCGGCGCCGAACTGGTCGACGAACCGCCGGTCCACCCCGCCGATCTCGTCAGCCTGCTCGATCTGTGCGAGGACCCGGAGGGACAGCGCGTGCTCGAGGCGATCGTCCATCCCGTCCGAATGCGGGTCCTCGCGATGCTGTCGGGCGCCGAACGGACCGTGTCCGTCGACCGGCTCGCGTCGGAACTCGCCGCCAGCGACGTCGGCGCGGACGACCCCGAACGCGCGAAGATTTCGCTCTACCACGCACAGCTCCCCATGCTGGCCGACGTCGGCGCACTGGAGTTCGACGCCGACGCCGGACTGGTCACGCGACGCGAGCAGACCGCGTCGATCCTCCGCTGA
- a CDS encoding CocE/NonD family hydrolase — protein sequence MSDVLIPGGRDVRGILEEPPDGADAIVVACPPHPQHGGSRSDERLVAVAAALRDSGIASLRFDYGSWDDGYGEREDVRNAVRWAREEYDCPVGVFGYSFGASLTLLAAADVDPDAVAVLAPTARLADDLDAVAALESLERETPVHVLYGERDTTVDWEPVVERARERGDGVSALAGDHFFLGKRDAIASEVATFFERTLLASD from the coding sequence ATGAGCGACGTCCTGATTCCCGGCGGTCGCGACGTCCGCGGGATCCTCGAGGAACCGCCCGACGGGGCCGACGCGATCGTCGTCGCCTGTCCGCCCCACCCACAGCACGGCGGCTCGCGCAGCGACGAGCGCCTCGTGGCGGTCGCGGCGGCGCTTCGCGACTCGGGTATCGCTAGCCTCCGGTTCGATTACGGGTCGTGGGACGACGGATACGGCGAGCGGGAGGACGTGCGCAACGCCGTCCGCTGGGCCCGCGAGGAGTACGACTGCCCCGTCGGCGTCTTCGGCTACAGCTTCGGCGCGTCGCTGACGCTGCTCGCCGCGGCGGACGTCGATCCCGACGCCGTCGCCGTCCTCGCGCCGACCGCGCGACTGGCCGACGACCTCGACGCGGTCGCGGCGCTCGAGTCACTCGAGCGCGAGACGCCCGTCCACGTCCTCTACGGGGAACGGGACACGACCGTCGACTGGGAGCCGGTGGTCGAGCGCGCTCGCGAGCGCGGCGATGGGGTCTCCGCGCTGGCGGGCGATCACTTCTTCCTCGGGAAACGCGACGCCATCGCGAGCGAGGTCGCGACGTTCTTCGAACGGACGTTGCTCGCGTCGGACTGA
- a CDS encoding DNA double-strand break repair nuclease NurA, protein MTLDPVHFDGIAQLARRIDHGADERDRRAFAETVWTEFLDPLIDRDGRTVLEPVDERHRRHVDCEDVALRDRSFASEHGLDAGTINPTTFKNGLVIDIAQAAMAATPSDLDRHRSRTTVMTVHSNDETMTVDESWGKFDEGYSRSRAVKIPPLPRFAEGVVHALALYLAESKHALENADAVDDLLVLDGPIYPRGLLRWADQHPDLADFLLEDPRPTTVLENYVRLVERFVERDVPLVGFVKNPATRVITRTLKNKRDVDVATPWNDDAALFTRLLERGEYVDDVDGQRWERHTSALTYTNWFRSRGGVDRPLSVEGDALGVERDLSLESYEVTFFVVYDPRDDLVYRIEAPYAFTREPETRRAVTMQVLQDVAVAHGPPTVVEKADELAKISRSEKASLRETLETQFDTSRDRTYDDHRWDEEY, encoded by the coding sequence ATGACTCTCGATCCGGTCCACTTCGACGGCATCGCGCAACTCGCGAGGCGGATCGATCACGGGGCCGACGAGCGCGATCGCCGCGCCTTCGCCGAGACGGTCTGGACCGAGTTCCTCGACCCGCTGATCGACCGGGACGGTCGGACCGTCCTCGAGCCGGTCGACGAGCGGCACCGCCGTCACGTCGACTGCGAGGACGTCGCGCTCCGCGATCGATCGTTCGCGAGCGAGCACGGCCTCGACGCGGGAACTATCAATCCGACGACGTTCAAAAACGGCCTCGTCATCGACATCGCGCAGGCGGCGATGGCCGCCACGCCGAGCGACCTCGACCGTCACCGCTCGCGGACCACCGTGATGACGGTCCACTCCAACGACGAGACGATGACCGTCGACGAGTCGTGGGGGAAGTTCGACGAGGGCTACAGTCGGAGCCGCGCCGTCAAGATCCCGCCGCTGCCGCGCTTCGCCGAGGGGGTCGTCCACGCGCTCGCGCTCTACCTCGCCGAGAGCAAACACGCCCTCGAGAACGCCGACGCGGTCGACGACTTACTCGTACTCGACGGCCCGATCTACCCCCGCGGGCTCCTCCGCTGGGCCGATCAACACCCCGACCTCGCGGACTTCCTGCTCGAGGATCCCCGACCGACGACGGTGCTGGAGAACTACGTGCGACTGGTCGAGCGGTTCGTCGAGCGGGACGTGCCGCTCGTCGGGTTCGTCAAGAACCCGGCGACGCGGGTCATCACGCGAACGCTGAAGAACAAACGGGACGTCGACGTCGCCACCCCGTGGAACGACGACGCGGCGCTGTTCACGCGCCTCCTCGAACGCGGCGAGTACGTGGACGACGTCGACGGCCAGCGCTGGGAACGCCACACGTCGGCGCTGACCTACACGAACTGGTTCCGCTCCCGCGGCGGGGTCGATCGCCCCCTCTCGGTCGAGGGCGACGCGCTCGGCGTCGAGCGCGACCTGTCGCTCGAGTCCTACGAGGTGACGTTCTTCGTCGTCTACGATCCGCGCGACGATCTCGTCTACCGGATCGAGGCCCCCTACGCGTTCACTCGGGAGCCGGAGACCCGGCGGGCGGTGACGATGCAGGTCCTGCAGGACGTCGCCGTCGCCCACGGCCCACCGACGGTCGTCGAGAAGGCCGACGAGCTCGCCAAAATCAGCCGCTCGGAGAAGGCGTCGCTGCGCGAGACCCTCGAGACGCAGTTCGACACGTCGCGGGACCGGACCTACGACGACCACCGGTGGGACGAGGAGTACTAG
- a CDS encoding PspA/IM30 family protein, translating into MGILSRTSYIIRSKLNSVLNRAEDPTETLDYSYEQMRDQLQQVKRGIADLTTQKKRLEMQKRRLEENVEKHNDQARTAVQQDREDLARRALEKKKTKMNQIEDLERQISNLQNQQDKLIDQKNELQNRIEQFRTKKETMKARHEAAKASSTVSEAMTATGEEFEDVGRAIERAEEQTEDMEARAAAMDELHESGAFEDVLSDKDNIDRELEQLETDSGVEAELETLKSEMGEGERESAAEPAGDVDEEELEDVESEVEDMEAEVDDSEVEAELAELQDEENA; encoded by the coding sequence ATGGGCATCCTCTCGCGGACCTCCTACATCATCCGGTCGAAGCTCAACTCGGTGCTCAACCGCGCCGAGGATCCGACGGAGACGCTCGACTACTCCTACGAGCAGATGCGCGACCAGCTCCAGCAGGTCAAACGGGGCATCGCGGATCTGACCACGCAGAAGAAGCGCCTCGAGATGCAGAAGCGGCGCCTCGAGGAGAACGTCGAGAAACACAACGATCAGGCCCGCACCGCGGTCCAACAGGACCGCGAGGACCTGGCGCGACGCGCCCTCGAGAAGAAGAAGACGAAGATGAACCAGATCGAGGACCTCGAGCGCCAGATCTCGAACCTGCAGAACCAGCAGGACAAGCTGATCGACCAGAAGAACGAGCTCCAGAACCGCATCGAGCAGTTCCGCACCAAGAAGGAAACGATGAAGGCCCGCCACGAGGCCGCGAAGGCGAGTTCGACGGTGTCGGAAGCGATGACGGCCACCGGCGAGGAGTTCGAGGACGTCGGCCGCGCAATCGAGCGCGCCGAGGAGCAGACCGAGGACATGGAGGCACGCGCCGCCGCGATGGACGAACTCCACGAGTCCGGCGCGTTCGAGGACGTCCTCTCGGACAAGGACAACATCGACCGCGAACTCGAGCAGTTAGAGACCGACAGCGGCGTCGAGGCCGAGCTCGAGACGCTGAAATCCGAGATGGGCGAGGGAGAACGGGAATCCGCCGCCGAACCGGCCGGCGACGTCGACGAGGAAGAACTCGAGGACGTGGAGTCCGAGGTCGAGGACATGGAAGCCGAGGTCGACGACAGCGAAGTCGAGGCCGAGCTCGCGGAGCTCCAGGACGAGGAGAACGCCTGA
- a CDS encoding bifunctional UDP-sugar hydrolase/5'-nucleotidase — MTGTSGRDDSDSTDSGIDPRRRRLLGMAAGASAAAVLPTTGSVGAESAETVTIVHDTHFHGRFEDAEAAALNLPRYYTVVRDALADADNALFVGNGDDIAPSVMGLEFEGEHMIEALNATELDVVGVGNHEYDFGADVATERFEESEFPWVVANLLDDAGEPVPGTERWATFEEGDLTVGVFGLVSTNFHSLTDYPESWQVLGYVEGAQEAVDALREEAGADVVVCASHVSTGVHYTLAEEVDGLDAIVGSHSNVVFDEPERVDGTVISEFGDEFDHVGSLTLDADGELVDWQRTDLLPPEADPDPVVDEYEEIGVRYADEIEEDDALAAVADDWSEKLEAELGAPVVESEVELNATFDNYAIETNWGNLVTDAMRTVGEIGDIEVDIAAQNGGGIRSGSTYGPGEITGADVMNILPFPNEIEVVELTGEDVVAYLEEAIRPHPSENYGTQPAIQVSGISYEWWGHDGEARVENVFVGGEPIDPDETYSLAHNDYSIGNSDVLSEAEVVLASGQYQGPFVIDWLEERDTVAPERENRMLRVDETVGEASVAAGDGEAVLTVDVPDGADEVLPDTFRAVIRTGADLEAKSATRNGDSVDVTFDTDDLLALVADVDEPALRLFGGYDPDQEYWDYDFEVPTSSGYDHFRLRAEVSAATLEGLGDDSNGNDGTDDDTDSNETDEGDGSGDSGNGSTDDGSGNGSTDDGSGNGSTDDGSGDGSADDGSDDSGNGSSGNGSDDGSSGNGSDDGTPGFGPLGAIAGGSVGGYLYSRRRAAGDDEPTETSTDGADD; from the coding sequence ATGACAGGAACGTCCGGACGTGACGACAGTGACTCGACCGACTCGGGTATCGATCCGCGCCGCCGTCGATTGCTCGGCATGGCCGCAGGCGCGTCGGCCGCCGCCGTGCTCCCGACGACCGGGAGCGTCGGAGCGGAATCCGCCGAGACGGTCACGATCGTCCACGACACGCACTTCCACGGCCGGTTCGAGGACGCCGAGGCGGCCGCCCTGAACCTTCCGCGGTACTACACGGTCGTCCGAGACGCGCTCGCTGACGCCGATAACGCCCTGTTCGTCGGGAACGGCGACGACATCGCGCCCTCGGTGATGGGCCTCGAGTTCGAGGGCGAGCACATGATCGAGGCGCTGAACGCCACGGAGCTCGACGTCGTCGGCGTCGGCAACCACGAGTACGATTTCGGCGCCGACGTCGCGACCGAGCGGTTCGAGGAGAGCGAGTTCCCGTGGGTCGTCGCGAACCTGCTCGACGACGCGGGGGAGCCGGTTCCCGGAACCGAGCGGTGGGCAACGTTCGAGGAAGGGGACCTGACGGTCGGCGTCTTCGGCCTCGTCTCGACGAACTTCCACTCGCTGACCGACTATCCGGAATCGTGGCAGGTGCTCGGCTACGTCGAGGGCGCGCAGGAAGCGGTCGACGCGCTCCGCGAGGAGGCAGGTGCCGACGTCGTCGTCTGTGCCTCGCACGTCTCGACGGGCGTCCACTACACGCTCGCCGAGGAGGTCGACGGCCTCGATGCGATCGTCGGCTCCCACTCCAACGTCGTCTTCGACGAACCCGAACGGGTCGACGGGACGGTCATCAGCGAGTTCGGCGACGAGTTCGATCACGTCGGCTCGCTCACGCTCGACGCCGACGGCGAGCTCGTCGACTGGCAACGGACCGATCTCTTACCCCCCGAGGCGGATCCCGACCCGGTCGTCGACGAGTACGAGGAGATCGGCGTCCGCTACGCGGACGAGATCGAGGAAGACGACGCCCTCGCGGCCGTGGCCGACGACTGGTCCGAGAAACTCGAGGCGGAGCTCGGAGCGCCGGTGGTCGAAAGCGAGGTCGAACTGAACGCGACGTTCGACAACTACGCGATCGAGACCAACTGGGGGAACCTCGTGACCGACGCGATGCGAACCGTCGGCGAGATCGGCGACATCGAGGTCGACATCGCCGCCCAGAACGGCGGCGGCATTCGCAGCGGGTCGACGTACGGCCCCGGCGAGATCACGGGCGCCGACGTGATGAACATCCTGCCGTTCCCCAACGAGATCGAGGTCGTCGAACTGACCGGCGAGGACGTCGTCGCGTACCTCGAGGAGGCGATCCGTCCGCATCCGTCGGAGAACTACGGTACGCAGCCGGCGATTCAGGTCTCGGGAATCTCCTACGAGTGGTGGGGACACGACGGCGAGGCCCGGGTCGAGAACGTCTTCGTCGGCGGCGAGCCCATCGATCCCGACGAGACGTACTCGCTCGCGCACAACGACTACTCGATCGGGAACTCCGACGTGCTCTCGGAGGCCGAGGTCGTGCTCGCCTCCGGTCAGTATCAGGGCCCGTTCGTCATCGACTGGCTCGAGGAACGGGACACCGTCGCCCCCGAACGGGAGAACCGGATGCTCCGAGTCGACGAGACGGTCGGCGAGGCGTCGGTCGCCGCCGGCGACGGCGAGGCCGTGCTCACCGTCGACGTCCCGGACGGCGCCGACGAGGTCCTGCCCGACACGTTCCGGGCCGTGATCCGGACCGGCGCCGACCTCGAGGCGAAATCGGCGACCCGGAACGGCGACAGCGTCGATGTGACGTTCGATACCGACGACTTGCTCGCCCTCGTCGCGGACGTCGACGAGCCGGCGCTGCGACTGTTCGGCGGCTACGACCCCGATCAGGAGTACTGGGACTACGACTTCGAGGTACCGACCTCGAGCGGCTACGACCACTTCCGACTCCGCGCGGAGGTGAGCGCGGCCACCCTCGAGGGCCTCGGCGACGACTCGAACGGCAACGATGGGACGGACGACGATACCGACTCGAACGAGACCGACGAGGGTGACGGTTCGGGCGATTCGGGCAACGGGTCTACTGACGACGGTTCGGGCAACGGGTCTACTGACGACGGTTCGGGCAACGGGTCTACTGACGACGGTTCGGGCGACGGGTCTGCTGACGACGGTTCGGACGATTCGGGCAACGGGTCTTCCGGCAATGGATCGGACGACGGGTCTTCCGGCAATGGATCGGACGACGGGACGCCCGGCTTCGGTCCGCTCGGCGCGATCGCCGGCGGGAGCGTCGGCGGCTACCTCTACTCGCGTCGTCGGGCCGCCGGCGACGACGAACCCACCGAGACCTCGACCGACGGAGCGGACGACTGA
- a CDS encoding glucose 1-dehydrogenase, giving the protein MNVVENDVAVITGAASGIGRATAQTFADNGASVVVADVDADGAEETVAAITDDGGEATFVETDVSDPDDVERMIETAIDVYGGLDVLYNNAAIEGPVARIDEYDSDAFEQVLDINLKGVWYGMKYAIEAMLADDGGAIVSASSIGGEVAVPQYSGYGAAKAAVSQLTKYAAIEYAEDGIRANAVAPGIVRTEMIERTIEDHPEMEAQFRDTEPMPGLADPTEIANAVLFLGSDLSSRVTGVTLPVEGGYLAQ; this is encoded by the coding sequence ATGAACGTAGTCGAAAACGACGTCGCGGTGATCACGGGGGCGGCATCCGGAATCGGACGAGCGACGGCGCAGACGTTCGCCGACAACGGTGCGTCCGTCGTCGTCGCCGACGTCGACGCCGACGGCGCCGAAGAGACGGTCGCGGCGATAACCGACGACGGCGGTGAGGCGACGTTCGTCGAGACCGACGTCTCCGATCCAGATGATGTCGAACGAATGATCGAAACTGCGATCGACGTCTACGGCGGCTTGGACGTCCTCTACAACAACGCGGCCATCGAAGGGCCGGTCGCGCGAATCGACGAGTACGATAGCGATGCCTTCGAACAGGTCCTGGATATAAACCTGAAGGGGGTCTGGTACGGAATGAAGTACGCGATCGAGGCGATGCTGGCCGACGACGGCGGCGCTATCGTCAGCGCCTCCTCGATCGGCGGTGAGGTCGCGGTGCCGCAGTACAGCGGCTACGGGGCCGCGAAGGCGGCAGTCAGTCAGCTCACGAAGTACGCGGCCATCGAGTACGCCGAGGACGGCATCCGGGCGAACGCGGTCGCACCCGGAATCGTCCGCACCGAAATGATCGAACGAACCATCGAGGACCATCCCGAGATGGAGGCTCAGTTCCGGGACACCGAGCCGATGCCCGGCCTCGCGGACCCGACGGAGATCGCGAACGCCGTGCTCTTTCTCGGATCGGACCTCTCGTCCCGCGTTACCGGCGTGACGCTGCCAGTCGAGGGAGGGTACCTCGCACAGTGA
- a CDS encoding CAP domain-containing protein, whose translation MVGAGAAAPAASPVEDASTETDTDDVSQSNVVTQSDVTTVSSVTSGTDDTVEVTTDGLDSDVESPVGDLDSGQAGDATSLLESLFDGDITDRIDDEDTPDDADDGTDETNDDTGDGADETDGEETGETDGDDGTDETDSNETDETDSDDETDETDSDETDGNETNETDATAGDETDDTAGDETDDTAGDETDDTAGDETDDTAGDETDDTAGDETDDGSSDETDDGSSDEIDRAALERYVHEAVNEERTARGLEPLEFDTELRDIARAHSEDMAERGYFAHVDPEGNDVTDRYEQAGYECNANGYTGGENLAQTWYDTPVVTDDGETVRYETEQELADGIVTQWMNSPGHRENLLATQWENEGIGVSVTDDNRVFVTQNFC comes from the coding sequence ATGGTCGGTGCGGGGGCCGCCGCGCCCGCCGCGAGTCCGGTCGAGGACGCGTCGACCGAGACCGATACGGACGACGTCTCGCAGTCGAACGTCGTCACCCAGTCCGACGTGACCACCGTCTCGTCGGTGACCTCGGGGACCGACGACACCGTCGAGGTGACCACCGATGGCCTCGACAGCGACGTCGAGTCGCCGGTCGGCGACCTCGATAGCGGACAGGCCGGCGACGCTACGTCGCTGCTCGAGTCGCTGTTCGACGGCGACATCACTGACCGTATCGACGACGAGGACACGCCCGACGATGCGGACGACGGAACGGACGAGACGAATGACGATACCGGCGACGGAGCGGATGAGACGGACGGTGAGGAGACCGGTGAAACTGACGGCGATGACGGAACTGACGAGACCGACAGCAACGAGACCGACGAAACCGATAGCGACGACGAAACGGACGAGACGGATAGCGACGAAACTGACGGAAACGAGACCAACGAAACTGACGCCACCGCGGGCGATGAAACCGACGACACCGCGGGCGATGAAACCGACGACACCGCGGGCGATGAAACCGACGACACCGCGGGCGATGAAACCGACGACACCGCGGGCGACGAAACCGACGACACCGCGGGCGACGAAACCGACGACGGCTCGAGCGACGAAACCGACGACGGCTCGAGCGACGAGATCGATCGCGCGGCCCTCGAGCGATACGTCCACGAGGCGGTCAACGAGGAACGCACCGCCCGCGGCCTCGAGCCGCTCGAATTCGACACCGAGCTGCGGGACATCGCCCGGGCCCACAGCGAGGACATGGCCGAGCGCGGCTACTTCGCGCACGTCGATCCGGAAGGGAACGACGTCACCGACCGGTACGAACAGGCGGGATACGAGTGCAACGCGAACGGCTACACCGGCGGCGAGAACCTCGCGCAGACGTGGTACGACACGCCGGTCGTCACCGACGACGGCGAGACCGTCCGCTACGAGACCGAGCAGGAACTCGCGGACGGAATCGTCACGCAGTGGATGAACTCGCCGGGCCACCGCGAGAACCTCCTCGCGACCCAGTGGGAGAACGAGGGCATCGGCGTCTCCGTCACCGACGATAACCGCGTGTTCGTCACGCAGAACTTCTGTTAG
- a CDS encoding ATP-binding protein, translated as MTDLGDFGDFNAGSGADSGDRDDDVGGSDGSTGTPSSAGGSTGTDGGTTDEFEPTPVEPRGEDVGIGAICVSQGLRVAEDGDETTLRAYVTRGNRSSIRIGSYLLAPYPDGETLFCRITGLEYAQQYHADDATEIHARRAMRSDGVDEADYKFVAELEPVAVLYDDDGELKRRMTDRVPKPQTVIRQADDTAEIKTGLKMPDDGVFLGHLSVGGEKVRTAASPPTIDYRLKDDYEAGDPLVYRHTLIAGGTGSGKTHGAKNILRQYLAEDRTYPMDDGREVRPAVVQFDPQDEYAQMHDDNPDLDDEFARRLEREGIAYGGHEDTTAFVPKVGSASYAAGHHRARQVEFTIPFSMVYDNPWLVAGSGLNDNQYGALVSVLLPRFRKQYGEDGTYEEFTTFLDDPALREELDESGRVHEATFDAVRRRVLGFGHVFDQDARPITDLVHEFVRPGGLTVVPTYHINDSRATETIVLAVSSLLIDQKLSNDPFYDRIKETPLVLGMDEAHNFLTDADSVQAGKVISKFTEAAKQGRKERLGLFLITQDPQDIHDAVFKQINTTVVLNLGDEDAIKSVNIPSNLESKVPYMEKGQMVVYSPDNSEPVELIGLSKCLTRHGRD; from the coding sequence ATGACCGATCTGGGTGACTTCGGCGATTTCAACGCCGGGTCCGGCGCCGATTCCGGCGACAGAGACGACGACGTGGGCGGTTCCGACGGATCGACGGGGACCCCGTCGAGTGCCGGCGGATCGACAGGTACGGACGGCGGAACGACCGACGAGTTCGAACCGACGCCCGTCGAGCCGCGAGGCGAGGACGTCGGTATCGGCGCGATCTGCGTCTCGCAGGGACTGCGCGTCGCCGAGGACGGCGACGAGACCACCCTGCGCGCCTACGTCACCCGCGGCAACCGTTCGTCGATCCGCATCGGGAGCTATCTGCTCGCGCCCTATCCCGACGGCGAGACCCTGTTCTGTCGTATCACCGGCCTCGAGTACGCCCAGCAGTACCACGCAGACGACGCCACCGAGATCCACGCGCGGCGCGCGATGCGATCGGACGGGGTCGACGAGGCCGACTACAAGTTCGTCGCGGAACTCGAGCCCGTCGCAGTGCTGTACGACGACGACGGCGAACTCAAACGGCGGATGACCGACCGCGTCCCCAAGCCCCAGACGGTGATCCGGCAGGCCGACGATACCGCCGAGATCAAGACCGGGCTGAAGATGCCCGACGACGGCGTCTTCCTCGGCCACCTCTCGGTCGGCGGCGAGAAGGTGCGGACCGCGGCGTCGCCGCCGACCATCGATTATCGGCTGAAAGACGACTACGAGGCCGGCGACCCGCTGGTCTACCGACACACGCTGATCGCCGGCGGAACGGGGTCGGGGAAGACCCACGGCGCGAAGAACATCCTGCGCCAGTACCTCGCCGAGGATCGCACCTATCCGATGGACGACGGCCGCGAGGTCCGGCCCGCCGTCGTCCAGTTCGACCCGCAGGACGAGTACGCCCAGATGCACGACGACAACCCCGACCTGGACGACGAGTTCGCGCGCCGCCTCGAGCGAGAGGGAATCGCCTACGGCGGCCACGAGGACACGACGGCGTTCGTCCCGAAGGTGGGATCGGCGTCGTACGCGGCGGGCCACCACCGCGCCCGGCAGGTCGAGTTCACGATTCCGTTCTCGATGGTCTACGACAACCCCTGGCTGGTCGCGGGCAGCGGGCTGAACGACAACCAGTACGGCGCGCTGGTCAGCGTCCTCCTGCCGCGGTTCCGGAAGCAGTACGGCGAGGACGGCACCTACGAGGAGTTCACGACGTTCCTCGACGACCCCGCGCTGCGCGAGGAGCTCGACGAGTCCGGCCGGGTCCACGAGGCGACCTTCGACGCGGTCCGGCGGCGCGTGCTCGGCTTCGGCCACGTCTTCGATCAGGACGCCCGCCCGATCACCGACCTCGTTCACGAGTTCGTCCGTCCCGGCGGGCTGACCGTCGTCCCGACCTACCACATCAACGACAGCCGGGCGACCGAAACGATCGTGCTCGCGGTCTCCTCGCTGCTCATCGACCAGAAGCTCTCGAACGACCCGTTCTACGACCGGATCAAGGAGACGCCGCTGGTCCTCGGGATGGACGAGGCCCACAACTTCCTGACCGACGCCGACTCGGTACAGGCGGGGAAAGTGATCTCGAAGTTCACCGAGGCCGCCAAACAGGGCCGCAAGGAGCGACTCGGCCTCTTTCTGATCACGCAAGACCCCCAGGACATCCACGACGCCGTCTTCAAGCAGATCAACACCACCGTCGTCCTGAACCTCGGCGACGAGGACGCCATCAAGAGCGTCAATATCCCGAGCAACCTCGAGTCGAAGGTGCCCTACATGGAGAAGGGGCAGATGGTCGTCTACTCGCCGGACAACTCCGAACCCGTCGAACTGATCGGCCTCTCGAAGTGTCTGACCCGGCACGGCCGGGACTGA